One Scylla paramamosain isolate STU-SP2022 chromosome 5, ASM3559412v1, whole genome shotgun sequence genomic region harbors:
- the LOC135100452 gene encoding xaa-Pro aminopeptidase 1-like isoform X2 translates to MIMTATNWMSYATTLSESGIQMVPESTNLVDIIWTDRPPHSADPAFVLPLQFAGVSWQDKVEQVRTEMLSRGTSMVMLSALDEVAWLLNLRGNDIPYNPVFRGYIILGQEQLQLFTPSEKVTPQVEDHLNTQHCTSGLCVKILDYQAIEDSLKALEDDPFVSSVLINPSTLSYALYSAIPVTKRVAGPSPILGMKATKNPVEIKGMRNAHLKDAVALCDFLALLEREVTMGVYWDELSAATKSEEFRRQQQNYVQLSFATISAFGPNGAIIHYQPSSETNIPLDTSSLYLIDSGAQFLDGTTDVTRTVHFGSPTLQQVEAYTRVLQGQLDFADVVFPANSGISLTDIEILARKPLYQVGLNYLHGTSHGVGMFLYVHESTLPAFGVGEFLSDEPGFYVDGEYGIRLENVVEVVEAITPYNFSGPSLSFWETTLVPYEPKLINTTLLTRHQCDVLNRYHTRVKEEVGAEMLTQGLQEAYTWLLSKTNPISC, encoded by the exons AAAGCGGGATACAGATGGTGCCCGAGTCTACCAACCTCGTAGACATCATCTGGACAGACCGACCTCCACACTCCGCAGACCCAGCGTTCGTGTTGCCCCTCCAATTTGCTG GTGTGTCATGGCAAGATAAAGTAGAGCAGGTCAGGACGGAGATGCTCAGTCGGGGCACGTCCATGGTGATGCTCTCAGCACTAGATGAAGTCGCCTGGCTTCTGAACCTTCGAGGGAACGATATTCCATACAATCCAG TGTTCCGTGGGTACATAATACTGGGACAGGAGCAATTGCAACTCTTCACTCCCAGCGAGAAGGTGACTCCTCAGGTGGAGGATCACCTTAATACACAACACTGTACCTCCGGTCTCTGCGTAAA GATTCTTGACTATCAGGCCATCGAGGACAGCCTTAAGGCTCTTGAGGATGACCCTTTCGTTTCTTCTGTACTGATCAATCCTTCCACCTTATCATACGCCTTGTATAGTGCT ATCCCTGTCACCAAGCGTGTCGCGGGCCCATCTCCCATCTTGGGCATGAAAGCTACTAAGAACCCCGTGGAGATCAAGGGAATGAGGAACGCCCACCTCAAGGACGCAGTGGCATTGTGCGACTTCTTAGCACTGCTGGAAAGAGAG GTTACCATGGGTGTCTACTGGGACGAACTCTCAGCAGCAACAAAATCTGAGGAATTTCGGCGCCAGCAACAAAACTATGTGCAGCTGTCTTTCGCCACGATCAGCGCTTTCGGACCTAACGGTGCCATCATTCATTACCAGCCAAGTTCCGAGACAAACATACCTCTGGATACCTCTTCCCTCTACCTCATTGACTCCGGAGCACAGTTCCTGG aCGGAACTACAGACGTAACTCGCACGGTGCACTTCGGATCTCCAACACTGCAACAAGTAGAGGCGTATACCCGCGTGCTGCAAGGGCAACTTGACTTTGCAGACGTTGTCTTCCCCGCCAACTCCGGAATCTCCCTCACTGATATCGAGATATTGGCCAGGAA GCCTTTATACCAAGTAGGCCTGAACTACCTCCACGGCACTAGCCACGGCGTCGGCATGTTCCTGTACGTCCAtgaat CAACCCTTCCTGCTTTCGGAGTCGGCGAATTTTTGTCTGAtg AACCTGGTTTCTACGTGGACGGCGAGTATGGGATACGACTCGAaaatgtggtggaggtggtggaggcaatCACACCG TATAACTTCAGTGGCCCATCCTTGTCATTCTGGGAGACGACCTTGGTGCCCTACGAACCAAAGCTTATCAACACAACATTACTCACTCGCCATCAG TGCGATGTGCTGAACAGATACCACACCagagtaaaggaagaggtgggGGCAGAAATGCTAACCCAAGGACTTCaggaggcctacacgtggctccTCTCCAAGACCAATCCAATCAGCTGCTAA